A genomic stretch from Schistosoma haematobium chromosome 2, whole genome shotgun sequence includes:
- the UBL5 gene encoding Ubiquitin-like 5 (EggNog:ENOG410VK8P~COG:O), whose protein sequence is MSSAKIVFQCCMSAKLLVEEGGSETTINKGLIAYVAFLKDCSDEVLHKIAETICTVRLISDSNDKLRSVIDSPCDLLIVPQFCLSGKLKGKCFQYHTAVPKVAAESLYSRLVKSCDTFLRSSATWLSKSCKLSYGTFGIRQILNIETNGPFTHVVELLGKKVRIKCNPTDKVGDLKKLIAAQTGTNWERIVLKKWYTIFKDHITLQDYEINDGMNLELYYQ, encoded by the exons ATGTCCTCTGCAAAGATAGTTTTTCAGTGCTGCATGTCTGCCAAACTCTTAGTTGAAGAGGGTGGTTCAGAGACAACCATTAACAAAGGTCTCATAGCTTATGTCGCTTTTTTAAAAGATTGTTCTGATGAAGTTTTGCATAAAATCGCCGAGACAATTTGTACAGTTCGCCTGATATCTGACAGTAACGACAAACTCCGATCTGTGATTGATAGCCCTTGTGACTTGCTGATTGTTCCCCAGTTCTGTCTGTCTGGGAAACTAAAAGGTAAATGTTTTCAGTATCACACTGCTGTCCCAAAGGTGGCTGCTGAGTCACTTTATTCCCGATTAGTTAAATCCTGTGATACATTTTTAAGAAGTAGTGCTACATGGTTATCCAAGTCATGCAAACTTTCTTATGGAACATTCGGAATTCGCCAGATCTTAAATATAGAGACTAATGGTCCTTTCACTCATGTTGTTGAGCT ACTTGGTAAGAAAGTACGCATTAAGTGTAACCCAACCGACAAAGTTGGTGATCTTAAAAAACTGATTGCTGCTCAAACTGGAACTAACTGGGAACGGATTGTACTTAAAAAATGGTACACTATTTTTAAAGATCATATAACACTACAGGACTACGAAATCAATGATGGAATGAACTTAGAACTGTACTACCAATGA